In Quercus lobata isolate SW786 chromosome 12, ValleyOak3.0 Primary Assembly, whole genome shotgun sequence, a genomic segment contains:
- the LOC115970060 gene encoding uncharacterized protein LOC115970060 isoform X1, translated as MDSRENDFEFDIESGGTTNEEEASKDLGSSKRQVKKILKKVSSGILNFNGAITHECGISSSSNMVKSGGVVDVGVELLIDKSSEEEESRDQVVVVEKMCIGEKHKKNSRKPPKPPRPPKGPSLDAADRKLVRELADVAMRKRARIERIKALKKVKAGKGSSLNSGLSAMVITLVFFLVITFQGLSSRSSVTAGLPGSPEPAVATSESLISVQFYKDPFAFNSNGSSSGSSRRAAGSWLRSWGRSG; from the exons ATGGATTCAAGGGAAAATGACTTTGAATTTGATATTGAAAGTGGTGGGACAACTAATGAAGAGGAGGCAAGCAAGGATCTTGGCTCAAGCAAGAGACAAGTGaagaaaattctcaaaaagGTTTCCAGtgggattttgaatttcaaTGGTGCAATTACACATGAGTGTGGCATTAGCTCGAGTAGTAATATGGTGAAATCTGGCGGTGTTGTGGATGTTGGTGTAGAGTTGTTGAtagacaagagttcagaagaggaagagagtcgAGACCAAGTGGTTGTTGTTGAGAAGATGTGCATAGGAGAGAAGCATAAGAAGAATTCTAGGAAGCCTCCCAAACCGCCAAGACCTCCTAAAGGCCCATCATTGGATGCTGCTGACCGGAAGTTGGTTAGGGAGCTCGCTGATGTTGCCATGAGAAAGCGTGCAAGGATTGAAAGAATAAAGGCACTGAAGAAAGTGAAAGCAGGCAAGGGATCATCTTTGAACAGTGGACTATCTGCCATGGTCATCACACTTGTCTTCTTCCTCGTCATAACTTTTCAAG GATTAAGCTCCAGAAGCAGCGTAACCGCGGGATTACCTGGGTCCCCTGAGCCAGCAGTGGCCACAAGTGAAAGTTTGATTTCGGTTCAGTTTTACAAGGACCCTTTTGCCTTCAATAGCAATGGATCTAGTTCTGGCTCTAGTAG AAGAGCAGCAGGCAGCTGGTTGAGGTCCTGGGGAAGAAGCGGTTAA
- the LOC115970060 gene encoding uncharacterized protein LOC115970060 isoform X2 has product MDSRENDFEFDIESGGTTNEEEASKDLGSSKRQVKKILKKVSSGILNFNGAITHECGISSSSNMVKSGGVVDVGVELLIDKSSEEEESRDQVVVVEKMCIGEKHKKNSRKPPKPPRPPKGPSLDAADRKLVRELADVAMRKRARIERIKALKKVKAGKGSSLNSGLSAMVITLVFFLVITFQGLSSRSSVTAGLPGSPEPAVATSESLISVQFYKDPFAFNSNGSSSGSSSFAEEQQAAG; this is encoded by the exons ATGGATTCAAGGGAAAATGACTTTGAATTTGATATTGAAAGTGGTGGGACAACTAATGAAGAGGAGGCAAGCAAGGATCTTGGCTCAAGCAAGAGACAAGTGaagaaaattctcaaaaagGTTTCCAGtgggattttgaatttcaaTGGTGCAATTACACATGAGTGTGGCATTAGCTCGAGTAGTAATATGGTGAAATCTGGCGGTGTTGTGGATGTTGGTGTAGAGTTGTTGAtagacaagagttcagaagaggaagagagtcgAGACCAAGTGGTTGTTGTTGAGAAGATGTGCATAGGAGAGAAGCATAAGAAGAATTCTAGGAAGCCTCCCAAACCGCCAAGACCTCCTAAAGGCCCATCATTGGATGCTGCTGACCGGAAGTTGGTTAGGGAGCTCGCTGATGTTGCCATGAGAAAGCGTGCAAGGATTGAAAGAATAAAGGCACTGAAGAAAGTGAAAGCAGGCAAGGGATCATCTTTGAACAGTGGACTATCTGCCATGGTCATCACACTTGTCTTCTTCCTCGTCATAACTTTTCAAG GATTAAGCTCCAGAAGCAGCGTAACCGCGGGATTACCTGGGTCCCCTGAGCCAGCAGTGGCCACAAGTGAAAGTTTGATTTCGGTTCAGTTTTACAAGGACCCTTTTGCCTTCAATAGCAATGGATCTAGTTCTGGCTCTAGTAG TTTTGCAGAAGAGCAGCAGGCAGCTGGTTGA